One genomic window of Micromonospora sp. WMMD1128 includes the following:
- a CDS encoding LacI family DNA-binding transcriptional regulator, which yields MARKTNRSATMRDVARLAGVSIKTVSNILNGYQYVRPETRERVDDAIRELGYHVNVSARNLSRGRTGAIALVLPSLRVVYFAELADAVMREASRRGLTVFIEQTNAERDRELRVLDGSYRSRFDGVLYSPLALGQQDLPLFDVDFPLVLLGERVFDGGLDHVTMSNVEGARAATEHVLGRGATTVVPLGVKDDPTPSSGTLRFQGFRDALRSRGFAVDPRAIIGVPDYFHSTGATTIARILDSGVKPDAVVAFADTLALGALAAFQDRGLRVPEDILLIGFDNIDEANYSRPPLSTIDPGRDVIAHQAVALLEERIQLQLDGVPREEQPAPRRMVVDFELIQRQSTLR from the coding sequence GTGGCACGCAAGACCAACAGGTCGGCGACGATGCGCGACGTCGCCCGACTCGCCGGGGTGTCGATCAAGACGGTGTCCAACATCCTCAACGGCTATCAGTACGTGCGTCCGGAAACCCGCGAGCGGGTGGACGACGCGATCCGTGAGCTGGGCTACCACGTGAATGTGTCGGCCCGGAACCTGAGCCGGGGCCGGACCGGGGCGATCGCCCTGGTGCTGCCGTCGCTGCGCGTCGTGTACTTCGCCGAACTTGCGGACGCCGTCATGCGAGAGGCATCCAGGCGCGGCCTGACCGTCTTCATCGAGCAGACCAACGCTGAGCGCGACCGCGAGCTGCGGGTACTTGACGGCAGCTACCGGTCACGCTTCGACGGCGTGCTGTACTCTCCGCTCGCGCTGGGCCAGCAGGACCTCCCGCTGTTCGACGTCGACTTCCCCCTCGTGCTCCTGGGCGAGCGGGTGTTCGATGGCGGCCTCGACCACGTCACGATGAGCAACGTCGAGGGAGCACGTGCGGCGACCGAGCACGTCCTCGGCCGGGGCGCGACCACGGTCGTTCCCCTGGGAGTCAAGGACGATCCAACGCCGAGCAGCGGAACCCTGCGGTTCCAGGGCTTCCGGGACGCCCTGCGGTCACGAGGGTTCGCCGTCGACCCACGCGCGATCATCGGGGTACCCGACTATTTCCACTCCACCGGCGCCACGACGATCGCTCGCATCCTTGACAGCGGCGTCAAGCCCGACGCGGTGGTGGCGTTCGCCGACACACTCGCGCTGGGTGCGCTCGCCGCCTTTCAGGACCGCGGCCTCCGGGTTCCCGAGGACATCCTGCTGATCGGTTTCGACAACATCGACGAAGCGAACTACTCCCGGCCTCCGCTGAGCACCATCGACCCCGGACGCGACGTGATCGCACACCAGGCGGTCGCCCTGTTGGAAGAGCGGATCCAGCTCCAATTGGACGGTGTGCCGCGAGAGGAACAGCCGGCGCCCCGGAGGATGGTCGTCGACTTCGAGCTGATCCAGAGGCAGTCGACGCTGCGCTGA
- a CDS encoding aminotransferase class V-fold PLP-dependent enzyme: MPVFTSVAGETRTPSPHRADRRQPRVSAPHRNLDPDTPECLDTSAHAALRAEFPLLSTGVYLNNNSTGAVPRGAERVLTGYWRTLRSWRDEVWQDWHVGLDRYADSVAAFIGAPAGSVVTDANLSTLLARVASCFDYRPPRNRIVTTDLEYPTVPFIWNAFRRYGARLDVVGSGGPRFDEDAVEARIDERTLLVCVPHASFSSGATIDLPRLVRRAHDVGALVVVDAFQSIGVMPLDVTTLGVDVVLGGAHKWLCGVGTAFCYVRPDLVPELEPAATGWQAGDRAFTFQPSTGWADRARRFAGGTPFPLTSLISQVGLDLLARVGAGAIRRHSLACTGRILERAAAAGIDVVSPTEPHRRGGVVCLDVADGEAVKRRLVARDMVCSWRGYLRVGPHVYNTLDEIDTFMDALEEELKR; this comes from the coding sequence ATCCCGGTCTTCACCTCCGTCGCCGGCGAAACCCGAACCCCGTCCCCACACCGAGCCGACCGGAGGCAGCCCCGAGTGAGTGCACCGCACCGGAACCTCGACCCCGACACGCCCGAGTGCCTCGACACCAGCGCGCACGCCGCGCTGCGCGCCGAGTTCCCCCTGCTGAGTACCGGCGTCTACCTGAACAACAACTCGACCGGCGCGGTGCCACGGGGCGCGGAGCGGGTGCTCACCGGCTACTGGCGGACGCTGCGGAGTTGGCGGGACGAGGTATGGCAGGACTGGCACGTCGGCCTCGACCGGTACGCCGACTCCGTCGCCGCGTTCATCGGCGCGCCCGCGGGCAGCGTTGTCACCGACGCGAATCTCAGCACGCTGCTCGCCCGGGTCGCGTCCTGTTTCGACTACCGCCCGCCGCGGAACCGGATCGTCACCACCGACCTGGAGTATCCGACGGTGCCGTTCATCTGGAACGCGTTCCGCCGGTACGGCGCCCGGCTCGACGTGGTCGGCTCCGGCGGCCCGCGGTTCGACGAGGACGCCGTCGAGGCACGGATCGACGAACGGACGCTGCTGGTGTGCGTCCCGCACGCCAGCTTCTCCTCGGGCGCCACCATCGACCTGCCCCGGCTGGTGCGGCGCGCCCACGACGTCGGCGCGCTTGTGGTCGTCGACGCCTTCCAGAGCATCGGGGTCATGCCGCTGGACGTGACCACGCTCGGCGTCGACGTGGTCCTCGGCGGCGCGCACAAGTGGCTCTGCGGCGTCGGCACCGCCTTCTGCTACGTACGCCCGGATCTGGTGCCGGAACTGGAGCCGGCGGCGACCGGCTGGCAGGCCGGGGACCGGGCCTTCACGTTCCAACCGTCGACCGGCTGGGCCGACCGGGCCCGACGGTTCGCCGGTGGGACGCCGTTCCCGCTGACCTCGCTGATCTCCCAGGTCGGCCTGGACCTGCTGGCGAGGGTGGGCGCCGGCGCGATCCGGCGGCACTCGCTCGCCTGCACCGGTCGGATCCTGGAGCGGGCCGCGGCGGCCGGCATAGACGTGGTCAGCCCGACCGAGCCGCACCGGCGCGGCGGCGTCGTGTGCCTGGACGTCGCCGACGGCGAAGCCGTCAAACGACGGCTGGTGGCGCGCGACATGGTCTGTAGCTGGCGGGGCTACCTGCGGGTCGGCCCGCACGTCTACAACACCCTCGACGAGATCGACACGTTCATGGACGCCCTGGAAGAGGAGCTGAAAAGGTGA
- a CDS encoding hemagglutinin protein — protein sequence MRHRTLTGLAAALLLISASAAAPALAAGPVLTARIVQTSVWNTGYGAEVVVAAGGQQSFGFNAGGSGLPSGCTVDGLPCAGGPAPTSPIPSSPTPSPSRSPGPSPSPTEPTGTVVDVSTADQLDAALVEALPGQTIRLAAGEYHGPFLIRRPGTAGRPITLTGPRTAVLVNDGPSGAAPPCPVPTTGWDPGYGLWVFAAPYWNLTGFTVRDAKKGVVIDGSPHVVVDGLHVHHTDEEGVHFRRSSADGVIRDSIVEHTGLTQPGYGEGVYIGSAGSNWGCHGNSDGVDRSDRVQVIGNRIGPYVSAEHIDVKEGTFDGVIRANTFDGRGISGRNSADSWVDVKGIGYTIDDNTGTFATPGTFANGYETHNPTSTPAFANGCGNVWRANTADLGGVGAYAIRVTSTSKCAGNPNVVYASNSVRNATAGLTNIAVTP from the coding sequence ATGCGCCACCGCACCCTGACCGGCCTGGCCGCGGCTCTCCTGCTCATCTCCGCGTCCGCCGCGGCGCCCGCGCTCGCGGCCGGTCCGGTGCTGACCGCCCGGATCGTGCAGACCTCCGTCTGGAACACCGGATACGGTGCCGAGGTCGTCGTCGCTGCGGGTGGGCAGCAGAGCTTCGGCTTCAACGCCGGTGGCTCCGGGCTGCCGTCCGGCTGCACCGTCGACGGACTGCCGTGTGCCGGCGGTCCCGCGCCCACAAGCCCCATCCCGTCGAGCCCGACGCCGTCGCCCAGCCGGTCGCCCGGTCCGAGCCCTTCACCCACCGAGCCGACCGGGACCGTGGTGGACGTCTCGACCGCCGACCAGCTCGACGCCGCCCTGGTGGAAGCCCTGCCCGGGCAGACGATCCGGCTCGCCGCGGGCGAATACCACGGCCCGTTCCTCATCCGACGCCCCGGCACCGCCGGCAGGCCGATCACGCTGACCGGGCCGCGGACGGCGGTGCTCGTCAACGACGGACCGTCCGGCGCCGCACCCCCGTGCCCCGTGCCGACGACCGGCTGGGACCCGGGGTACGGCCTGTGGGTGTTCGCCGCGCCCTACTGGAACCTGACCGGCTTCACCGTCCGGGACGCCAAGAAGGGCGTCGTGATCGACGGCTCCCCGCACGTCGTCGTCGACGGTCTGCACGTGCACCACACCGACGAGGAGGGCGTGCACTTCCGCCGTTCCTCGGCCGACGGGGTCATCCGTGACTCGATCGTCGAACACACCGGCCTGACGCAACCCGGATACGGCGAAGGTGTCTACATCGGCTCCGCCGGATCGAACTGGGGATGTCACGGCAACTCCGACGGCGTCGACCGCTCCGACCGGGTCCAGGTCATCGGCAACCGGATCGGCCCGTACGTCAGCGCCGAGCACATCGACGTCAAGGAGGGCACGTTCGACGGCGTCATCCGCGCCAACACGTTCGACGGGCGCGGCATCTCCGGCCGGAACTCCGCCGACTCCTGGGTCGACGTCAAGGGCATCGGCTACACCATCGACGACAACACCGGCACGTTCGCCACCCCGGGCACGTTCGCCAACGGGTACGAGACACACAACCCGACCAGCACGCCCGCGTTCGCGAACGGGTGCGGCAACGTGTGGCGGGCCAACACCGCCGACCTCGGTGGAGTGGGCGCCTACGCGATCCGCGTCACGTCGACGTCGAAGTGCGCCGGCAACCCCAACGTCGTGTACGCCTCGAACTCGGTCCGCAACGCCACCGCGGGGTTGACCAACATCGCCGTGACTCCCTGA
- a CDS encoding alpha/beta hydrolase-fold protein: MSHTSGPRRTSLVAAAALAVVSVIAAAPAAAATDTWHSNDDVYHYFKVPQSQASSIVGGTPATLELEANIGPSGTWSALALDPSGSDYAANVGPLDPGLYYYQYTATMPDRSKVSFRQPGSPVAVTSKPNWNTFFVPGESVAWMDDVAAGGTVEELSYPSAAAAEDRTALVWTPPGYDSARAEAYPVLYLLSSEGQTAREWLELGRAKQILDNLVAGGDAKPMVVVMADATSADPRAELLNAIVPAARAGYHISSRPKNQALAGVATGAEQAMSILRSDPGAFAYVGSFSGSVDGPITRAEAKAINKGTELLRVYVGNTLDPSYNDNYDMLVDLKKSGVKVEFDGVNPDDGATWDAWRENLRDFAARLFGQKVVRHGASTGHRALTRPYAPPAAGSITTPHIDPHGIVTFETGTQWAGAKDVTIWGNWAPNGQWFRIPMNKQPDGRWRTTIGPLDGYYYYRYVVDGVDMKDPADTVNTHVMESQLFVPGTSDAMLADVPEGRGGTVSLMTYDGGQGAERYAYVWTPPGYDADRAAAYPVLYLYHGGGQNYGSWLETGRAKQILDNSYRNGTMVPMVVVMPDQNGVDFWTDLSQHVMPTAAEKYHISTDPNEQALAGLSWGAMNTLGTWLGHPGEFAYIGAFSGGLLSYPTAVDVQAVNESTKLARLYSGDVDFTYTLTQNAMQWLAAQGIEYEYAGTWVGPHGFDTWMADLIDFVPRIFAPEYRLGAVRPPLAGDGSDIVNAGRPVPVRFTVTDADGEPVTDARPRLYLVKKTDGVAGHRVPAAPVQKRADNTARYSAARKQYIFHWDTTGLAPGAYELQIDPVRGPVHTVALTIN; the protein is encoded by the coding sequence ATGTCACACACCAGTGGCCCCCGAAGGACCAGCCTTGTCGCCGCCGCGGCTTTGGCGGTGGTGTCGGTCATCGCCGCGGCCCCGGCGGCTGCCGCGACCGACACGTGGCATTCGAACGACGACGTCTATCACTACTTCAAGGTGCCGCAGTCGCAGGCCAGCAGCATCGTCGGCGGAACGCCGGCAACGCTCGAACTGGAGGCGAACATCGGCCCGAGCGGCACCTGGTCGGCGCTCGCGCTCGACCCGAGCGGCTCGGACTACGCCGCGAACGTCGGTCCGCTCGATCCCGGGCTGTACTACTACCAGTACACCGCGACCATGCCGGACAGGTCGAAGGTGTCCTTCCGCCAGCCCGGCAGCCCGGTGGCGGTGACGTCGAAGCCGAACTGGAACACCTTCTTCGTGCCGGGTGAGTCGGTCGCGTGGATGGACGACGTCGCTGCGGGCGGGACGGTGGAGGAACTGTCCTACCCGAGCGCAGCGGCGGCGGAGGACCGCACGGCCCTGGTGTGGACGCCGCCCGGCTACGACTCCGCCCGGGCCGAGGCGTACCCGGTCCTGTACCTGCTGAGCAGCGAGGGGCAGACCGCTCGTGAGTGGCTGGAACTCGGCCGGGCGAAGCAGATCCTCGACAACCTGGTCGCCGGCGGGGACGCCAAGCCGATGGTGGTCGTCATGGCTGACGCCACTTCCGCCGACCCCCGCGCCGAGCTGCTCAACGCCATCGTCCCCGCAGCACGGGCCGGCTACCACATCTCGTCTCGGCCCAAGAACCAGGCGCTGGCCGGTGTCGCCACGGGTGCCGAGCAGGCGATGAGCATCCTCCGCAGCGATCCCGGCGCATTCGCCTACGTCGGCTCCTTCTCCGGCTCCGTCGACGGCCCGATCACTAGGGCGGAGGCCAAGGCGATCAACAAGGGCACCGAACTGCTCCGGGTATACGTCGGCAACACGCTCGATCCGTCCTACAACGACAACTACGACATGCTGGTGGACCTGAAGAAGTCCGGCGTGAAGGTCGAGTTCGACGGCGTCAATCCGGACGACGGCGCCACCTGGGACGCGTGGCGGGAGAACCTGCGGGACTTCGCCGCTCGGCTCTTCGGACAGAAGGTCGTCCGCCACGGCGCCAGCACGGGACACCGCGCGCTGACCCGGCCGTACGCGCCCCCTGCGGCCGGGTCGATCACGACCCCGCACATCGACCCGCACGGCATCGTCACCTTCGAGACCGGCACCCAGTGGGCCGGTGCCAAGGACGTCACGATCTGGGGCAACTGGGCGCCGAACGGCCAATGGTTCCGGATCCCGATGAACAAGCAGCCCGACGGCCGCTGGCGAACGACGATCGGACCGCTCGACGGCTACTACTACTACCGGTACGTGGTCGACGGCGTCGACATGAAGGACCCGGCCGACACCGTCAACACCCACGTGATGGAGTCGCAGCTCTTCGTGCCGGGCACGTCCGACGCGATGCTCGCCGATGTCCCCGAAGGCAGGGGCGGCACGGTCTCGCTGATGACCTACGACGGAGGCCAGGGCGCGGAGCGCTACGCGTACGTCTGGACGCCGCCGGGCTACGATGCCGACCGCGCAGCGGCCTATCCCGTGCTGTACCTGTACCACGGCGGGGGCCAGAACTACGGTAGCTGGCTCGAAACCGGGCGTGCCAAGCAGATCCTCGATAACAGCTACCGCAACGGGACCATGGTGCCGATGGTGGTGGTCATGCCCGACCAGAACGGCGTCGACTTCTGGACCGACCTCAGCCAGCACGTGATGCCAACCGCGGCGGAGAAGTACCACATCTCGACTGATCCGAACGAGCAGGCGCTCGCCGGTCTGTCGTGGGGAGCCATGAACACCCTCGGCACCTGGCTCGGCCACCCGGGCGAGTTCGCCTACATCGGCGCCTTCTCGGGGGGCCTGCTCTCCTACCCCACCGCCGTCGACGTCCAGGCGGTCAACGAAAGCACCAAGCTGGCACGGTTGTACTCCGGTGACGTCGACTTCACGTACACGTTGACCCAGAACGCGATGCAGTGGCTGGCCGCCCAGGGCATCGAATACGAGTACGCCGGCACCTGGGTCGGACCGCATGGCTTCGACACCTGGATGGCGGATCTGATCGACTTCGTGCCGCGGATCTTCGCGCCCGAGTACCGGCTCGGCGCGGTGCGGCCACCGCTGGCCGGCGACGGCTCCGACATCGTCAACGCCGGACGCCCCGTGCCGGTCAGGTTCACCGTGACCGACGCGGACGGCGAGCCGGTCACCGACGCGCGACCGCGCCTCTATCTCGTGAAGAAGACCGACGGTGTGGCCGGCCACCGCGTTCCGGCCGCACCTGTCCAGAAGCGGGCGGACAACACCGCACGCTACAGCGCCGCACGAAAGCAGTACATCTTCCACTGGGACACCACCGGGCTCGCCCCGGGCGCCTACGAGTTGCAGATCGACCCGGTCCGCGGCCCCGTTCACACCGTCGCCCTGACCATCAACTGA
- a CDS encoding glycoside hydrolase family 3 N-terminal domain-containing protein, whose product MALGLAWAVAASGLAAFARPTSASAEDTPAYRNTSLPFSVRAADLVSRMTLEEKYDQLIAMQPHATWRAKPKAIDRLGVRSYGYWGEANHGIYFPTVPGNGNYTQYPQSTSIASTWNSDITQEIAGGIADEARVTYNTSCPPGVANPNPAGGACHGLTYWSPNQNLNRDPRWGRADESYTEDPFLAGQVAGAFVTGLQGDTASRPDTVPTGAADYIQAVATPKHYLANNSEANRDFGTSNITERSMHEYFLPPFAASAGEAGARSLMAAYNAFSVVEDYTTDYPSASSYPTLWSPRDDATPGGTPGTPAAASRYAIETMLRRSYGFDGFIVSDCDAITRVHGTGTSGHSWRPVQLGGATQISKTLGNAWALKAGTDLDCSGGDYPTASGLPAAQSQGFVGEADIDIALVRAFTARFQLGEFDPVASVPWNSESYSLSEAGDPDVKLASPAHRAIAHESALEAPVLLKNDARTLPFAGAVSGKTVALGHVDALNRFQSGSYSGPTAVNTTFAQALAGRTGSATSAVTAGSSTPFLSSHLAVFPDVLDASGTAITTSLCASSPCDPVADAATAEYQISQADNVVVVVGHRNNDGGEGTDRATVVMPRMQAELIRDSIAPLAQKYGKKIAVWIQAKTMVDVSAVKDLPSVGAIVWSSFNGMYQGRAMAELLFNDAVALEDGRTAVANFSGKLPLTWYSDIDAQLGPAAAPDRGIEDYRMTRAEGARCGRTYLYYQVGPGCAAPHYVFGQGLSYSPFVYGTPRLSSSKITPDDPVTVSVPVSNQVANCPGKAVVEVYAKAPKGADGNQRPLKQLKGFVKSGLITGTPETVQVTIDAGDLWFWDNVKHKKVFPTGDWTILAGPSSADADLKSVTVRVVGHRTAGVEVVSAQPDATELSLDTPDNRINAQLSVTKHDMTFWNLSDRALKVKYTSSDPSIATVDARGSVTPVSTGTVLITAKATANGESKSTTFPVVVTSGAPDATGSAFPNAYTSLVDFGDRAVKLDQARLGTQLSASVFPPNPTATYSYQIAPMDTNTAEASVTSAGVLTATRTGHARVTVTATIAGVQTSESALVRITRRHRLGGVRPPLASGGSVHAIALNSN is encoded by the coding sequence TTGGCGCTCGGGCTGGCGTGGGCTGTGGCAGCGAGCGGGCTCGCCGCGTTCGCGCGGCCGACGTCGGCCTCCGCCGAGGACACGCCGGCGTACCGGAACACCTCGCTGCCATTCAGCGTCCGTGCGGCGGACTTGGTTTCGCGCATGACGCTGGAAGAGAAGTACGACCAGCTCATAGCGATGCAGCCGCATGCCACCTGGCGTGCGAAGCCGAAGGCGATCGACCGGCTCGGCGTGAGGTCGTACGGGTACTGGGGAGAGGCGAACCACGGGATCTACTTCCCGACCGTCCCCGGCAACGGCAACTACACCCAATATCCGCAGAGCACCTCGATCGCATCGACGTGGAATTCAGATATCACCCAGGAGATCGCCGGCGGTATCGCTGACGAGGCCCGCGTGACCTACAACACGTCCTGCCCGCCGGGTGTGGCGAACCCCAACCCCGCCGGTGGTGCCTGTCACGGCTTGACCTATTGGTCGCCGAACCAGAACCTCAACCGCGATCCCCGCTGGGGGCGGGCGGACGAGTCCTACACCGAGGATCCGTTCCTGGCAGGCCAGGTGGCCGGCGCCTTTGTGACCGGTCTGCAGGGCGACACCGCATCGCGGCCCGACACGGTACCCACCGGGGCGGCCGACTACATTCAGGCGGTCGCCACGCCGAAGCACTATCTGGCGAACAACTCCGAGGCGAACCGTGACTTCGGCACGTCGAACATCACCGAGCGTTCGATGCACGAGTATTTCCTGCCGCCCTTCGCGGCCTCGGCCGGCGAGGCGGGCGCGCGGTCGCTGATGGCCGCTTACAACGCCTTCTCCGTGGTGGAGGACTACACCACGGACTACCCGTCCGCATCGAGCTACCCGACCCTGTGGAGCCCGCGCGACGATGCCACCCCCGGCGGTACTCCCGGTACGCCGGCTGCGGCGAGCCGGTACGCCATCGAGACCATGCTGCGCAGGTCGTACGGCTTCGACGGCTTCATCGTCTCCGACTGCGACGCGATCACCCGCGTGCACGGAACCGGAACGTCGGGCCACTCGTGGCGGCCCGTGCAGCTCGGCGGGGCGACGCAGATCAGCAAGACCCTCGGTAACGCCTGGGCGCTCAAGGCCGGCACGGACCTTGACTGCTCGGGCGGTGACTACCCGACGGCGAGCGGACTCCCGGCGGCTCAGAGCCAAGGCTTTGTCGGCGAGGCCGACATCGACATCGCGCTCGTCCGCGCCTTCACCGCGCGGTTCCAGTTGGGCGAGTTCGATCCCGTCGCCTCGGTACCGTGGAACAGCGAGTCCTACTCGCTGTCGGAGGCCGGCGATCCCGACGTCAAGCTGGCTTCGCCGGCGCACCGTGCGATCGCGCACGAGTCCGCCCTCGAGGCGCCCGTGCTGCTCAAGAACGACGCCAGAACGCTCCCGTTCGCGGGCGCTGTGAGCGGCAAGACAGTCGCCCTGGGGCATGTGGACGCCCTCAACAGGTTCCAGTCGGGTTCCTACTCCGGGCCCACGGCTGTCAACACCACCTTTGCCCAGGCGTTGGCCGGACGGACGGGGTCGGCCACCTCGGCCGTGACCGCGGGCTCCAGCACGCCGTTCCTGTCCAGCCACCTCGCGGTGTTCCCCGACGTCCTCGACGCCAGCGGCACCGCGATCACCACCTCTCTGTGTGCCAGCAGCCCCTGCGATCCCGTCGCGGATGCGGCGACCGCCGAATACCAGATCTCACAGGCCGACAATGTCGTGGTCGTCGTCGGTCACCGGAACAACGACGGCGGAGAGGGTACGGATCGCGCAACGGTCGTCATGCCGCGCATGCAGGCCGAGCTGATCCGGGACTCGATCGCCCCGCTCGCCCAGAAGTACGGCAAGAAGATCGCGGTGTGGATCCAGGCCAAGACCATGGTCGACGTCAGCGCGGTCAAGGACCTGCCGAGCGTGGGGGCGATCGTCTGGTCGTCCTTCAACGGCATGTATCAGGGCAGGGCGATGGCCGAGCTGCTGTTCAACGACGCGGTGGCGCTGGAGGACGGGCGTACCGCGGTGGCCAACTTCTCCGGCAAGCTGCCGCTGACCTGGTACTCCGACATCGACGCACAACTTGGACCGGCGGCCGCGCCGGACCGCGGGATCGAGGACTACCGGATGACCAGGGCGGAGGGCGCCAGGTGCGGCCGGACGTACCTCTACTACCAGGTCGGCCCCGGTTGCGCGGCGCCCCACTACGTGTTCGGTCAAGGTCTGTCGTACTCGCCGTTCGTCTACGGCACTCCGAGACTGTCCTCCTCGAAGATCACTCCCGACGATCCGGTGACGGTCTCGGTGCCCGTGTCGAACCAGGTCGCCAACTGCCCGGGCAAGGCTGTCGTGGAGGTCTACGCCAAGGCTCCGAAGGGCGCCGACGGGAACCAGCGTCCGCTCAAGCAGCTGAAGGGTTTCGTCAAGAGCGGCCTGATCACCGGGACCCCCGAGACGGTACAGGTCACCATTGACGCCGGTGACCTGTGGTTCTGGGACAACGTGAAGCACAAGAAGGTGTTCCCCACGGGCGACTGGACCATCCTGGCCGGTCCGAGCTCGGCCGACGCGGACCTGAAGTCGGTGACGGTGCGGGTGGTCGGACACCGCACGGCCGGTGTCGAGGTGGTCTCGGCGCAGCCGGACGCCACCGAGTTGAGCCTGGACACTCCCGACAACCGGATCAACGCCCAACTGTCGGTCACCAAGCACGACATGACGTTCTGGAATCTGTCCGATCGGGCGCTCAAGGTGAAGTACACCTCCTCCGACCCGTCGATCGCGACGGTCGACGCCCGCGGCTCGGTCACGCCCGTGTCCACCGGCACCGTCCTGATCACGGCCAAGGCCACCGCCAACGGGGAGAGCAAGTCGACCACGTTCCCGGTCGTGGTGACGTCCGGCGCACCGGACGCCACCGGCTCGGCGTTCCCGAACGCTTACACGTCGCTGGTCGACTTCGGTGACCGGGCAGTCAAGCTCGACCAGGCCCGCTTGGGGACGCAGCTGTCCGCGAGTGTGTTCCCGCCGAACCCGACAGCGACGTACAGCTACCAGATCGCCCCGATGGACACCAACACCGCCGAGGCGAGCGTCACCTCGGCGGGAGTCCTGACCGCAACCAGGACCGGGCATGCGCGGGTCACTGTCACAGCAACGATTGCCGGCGTGCAAACGTCGGAATCCGCCCTGGTAAGGATCACACGCAGGCACCGGTTGGGCGGGGTGCGGCCACCGCTGGCCAGCGGCGGCTCCGTTCACGCCATCGCCCTGAACAGCAACTGA
- a CDS encoding methyltransferase, translated as MTVTLSPRALMSLLANGPKAMDVLETALGTGLLDALDPGPARLGELADRFALRPLRLYKFLDCLESLGVVERSEPDDDITTATYRAVPGLRDAVTAVVGPGAVERDRDRYPWRLLHGRLAESLRGDVSMSDDDFAWPPKTDAQTADFERSMAVGLGPVIETTHRHAGRLWSDRCRLLDVGGGDGTLAAHILDDAPGLRVDVFNLPAVAPLVQATGTRTGHDARLGFVGGDFLAEPLPTGYDAMAFVRVLHDWPNDVARRLVEKAYAALDPGGLLVICEEFRTPDRLAMQFFWSYFLIGVDSCVSRLREVEFYTSLLKEVGFDRVAVLPGGWELACGYKPVAGAPELRCATAP; from the coding sequence GTGACTGTCACGCTGTCCCCCCGGGCGCTGATGAGTCTGCTCGCCAACGGGCCGAAGGCCATGGACGTGCTGGAGACCGCGCTCGGCACCGGCCTGCTCGACGCCCTCGATCCCGGGCCGGCGCGCCTCGGTGAGCTGGCCGACCGGTTCGCACTGCGCCCCCTGCGGCTCTACAAGTTCCTCGACTGCCTGGAGAGCCTCGGCGTCGTCGAACGCAGTGAGCCGGACGACGACATCACGACGGCCACGTACCGCGCGGTGCCCGGTCTCCGGGACGCCGTCACGGCGGTCGTCGGCCCCGGCGCCGTCGAACGGGACCGGGACCGTTACCCCTGGCGGCTGCTGCACGGGCGGCTGGCCGAGAGCCTGCGCGGCGACGTGAGCATGAGCGACGACGACTTCGCCTGGCCTCCGAAGACCGACGCGCAGACCGCCGACTTCGAGCGCAGCATGGCCGTCGGTCTCGGCCCGGTGATCGAGACGACGCACCGCCACGCCGGCCGGCTGTGGTCGGACCGGTGCCGTCTGCTGGACGTCGGCGGCGGTGACGGCACGCTCGCCGCGCACATCCTCGACGACGCGCCGGGGCTGCGGGTCGACGTGTTCAACCTGCCGGCGGTGGCGCCGCTGGTGCAGGCCACCGGGACCCGCACCGGGCACGACGCCCGGCTGGGCTTCGTCGGCGGTGACTTCCTCGCCGAGCCGCTGCCCACCGGCTACGACGCCATGGCGTTCGTCCGGGTGCTGCACGACTGGCCGAACGACGTCGCCCGCCGGCTGGTCGAGAAGGCGTACGCGGCCCTCGACCCGGGCGGGCTGCTGGTGATCTGCGAGGAGTTCCGCACCCCGGACCGCCTGGCGATGCAGTTCTTCTGGAGCTACTTCCTGATCGGTGTCGACAGTTGCGTCAGCCGACTGCGGGAGGTCGAGTTCTACACCAGCCTGCTCAAGGAGGTCGGCTTCGACCGGGTGGCCGTGCTGCCCGGCGGCTGGGAGCTGGCCTGCGGATACAAGCCGGTGGCCGGAGCGCCGGAGCTACGATGCGCCACCGCACCCTGA